The following is a genomic window from Candidatus Bathyarchaeota archaeon.
ACCTCCTGGGGCATAAAGGTGGAGAACAAGATGGATCCTGGAAGGGTATTCACATGCCCCCTAAGCCTCCACCGAACCCTAGACGCCGTCTGCATCTGCATGAAGCCCCAGGAGCTGGAAGAATTCTCCCCCGAATGGATCCGACCAGAAAAATTCAGGCACAACGATGATTGGAGGAACTTCAAAAAGGGAGAGGCAGACGGGCTAGCCTTGAAATCCCTTGAGCATATAGGGGGATACCCCCTGATCAGAAGGAGAAGGACGAGGAGAACTAAGAGGCTAGACCAACAAATAGTGGAGTGGCTCAAGAAAGAATAGATCACAAGTTAAAAAGATCCCACTCCCTAATTTCAGGCTCCCATCATCCCGGAGGCTGCACCCCCAAACACTCCAGCCTCCTAGCCACACTTGAGAACCCAGCTCAAAGAAGACCAGCTTTCTCAGCTCAAAGAGAAATTAAACCAGATTTCAGAGAAAAATAGTCCTAATCCGATAGGTTAAAGAGATATGAAGGGAAACCCTAGCCTGGAGAAAAGCGAAGGATGCCCAAAAAGATCAGCGTCGACCCCATAGAGATAACTGACACATGGAATCCCATAACTGGCTGCCTTCATGGCTGTTATTACTGCGTTGCGGGAGACACCTTAGTTCTTATGTCCGATTTAAATTGGAAGGAAATAAAGGATGTAGAGGTTGGGGATGAAATCCTCGGTTTCAGCGAGGCTCCATATAGTGGCAAGTACTGGTATTTTGAGTATGGAAAAGTCATAGGTAAGATTAAACGAAAGCTGCCCGTTTATAGGCTGGTTACTGAGGTTGGTGAGGTGAAAGCTACGAGTAATCATCGTTGGCTCATTGATAGAGGTAGGTGGAGGAAAACATGGCAGTTGATGAGGTGGAATCATCCCCTCCGTTTCATCTCAAAGCCTACGGCTCCTTTAAAAATTTCTCAGGACTATAAAGCGGGATATATTTTCGGTTTATTTGACGGGGATGGCACGGAAGGTTTTCATCACAGAAGCGAGTATTGGAGAGTTGCTATGAAAGATGCTGAGAGTTTAATAAGGCTCAATAAATTTCTAAGCTACTTTGACATTAATTTGAAAATAAAGAAGTTTAATGGTGGAAAGGGATACTCACTTAATAAAATTGAAACATGGAGTAAAAAAGTAGTTAAAAAGATAAACGAAATACCAAGGAGAAATTCAAAGGAATTTATGCGTGGCTATTTGGGAGGAATCTTTGATGCTGAAGGTAGTTACTCTTCAAAGGTTTTAAGAATTTCGAACTATAATGAAGAGTTTAGAAATAATATAATTAAATTCGCTTCAGAACTAGGCTTCACATTCATTGAAGAAAAGAGTGGATGCAGATTAAGAGGTGGAATAGAAGAAGTGTTGAGATTCTTTTCATTAACTCAGCCTTCTATAAGAAGAAAGAAGCTAATTTCTGGAGCAATAAAGGATTTTCCTACCATTGAGGTTATTAAAGTTGAGAAGCTTGATATAATGGATGTATATGACATAACCACAACTACAGGGACATTCTTCGCCAATGGCTTTGCCTCTCATAACTGCTGGGCCAGGAGCTATGCGAAGAGGCTTGCGTCTATGGGTGTCGAACCTTATAAGTCTCGTGTCTTCGAGCCGGCGTTCGCGGAGTGGAGGCTTAGGCAGAGGATCCGGGATGGTAGAACCTTCTTCGTCTCGGATATGGGGGATATGTGGGGGGACTGGGTTCCAGGGGAGTGGATAGAGAGGGTGTTGGAGGTTGTGAGGTCGAAGCCGAGGGCGAGGTTCTTCTTCCTGACCAAGAACCCGAAGAGGTATCTGGAGTACGAGGACCTTTTCAGCGATAACGTGGTGCTGGGTGCGACCATAGAGACGAATAGGGATTATGGTTTGACGAGGGCCCCGACGCCCAGGGAGAGGTATGAGGCCATGGTCCAGCTCAACTGGCCATATAAGGTTGTGGTGGTGGAGCCCATCCTGGACTTCGACGCTGAGTTCATAGATTGGATATGCGAGATCTCGCCGAAGATGGTCTACGTGGGCTACGACAACTACAACAACAACCTCCCAGAGCCGAAGCTCGCAAAGACGAGGATGCTCCTGGAGGCCCTGAACAGCCTAACAGACCTGAGGGTGAAGACCATAAGAAAGGCCTGGCACGAAACCCAAGTTTGAAGCCTCCGACAACCCAGCACACTCATAGATTAGCGTTCCAGAGGCCTAAGCATAACCTGTCAACCCCAGAAGGTTCCTTTGCATAAGCTGGAATGAGGACCGATGCTATTTTGATTTCTGACCCCCGTCGAGATTAGGGGTACTCGATATCTCAACTCTCTAGGACTCTTATAGGGCCTCTACATCTCTGAAGGATGCCGAGCAAGGGGTTGCGCTGGAATTCGGACGCAAGAGACAAAAATTTAAGGTAAGATTATGTTTGAAGGGGCTTATGGCTCGATACGAGAAACCCGATATTACAGTGGTCAGTGGTAAGGGTCAAGTAGTAATACCTAAGAGGATAAGAAAGAAGCTTGGCCTAGAACCAAAGACAAGGCTTCTGGTTTACGGTTTTCAAGACGCTGTGATATTGAAGAAGTTGGAGGTACCAGATATGGCAAAGGAGTTAAAGGAGATGTATAGAAAGATCGACTCTAGGATAGCCAAGTACGGCGAGCTGACCGACGAGGAGATAGACGAGGTGATCTAAGAGTACAGAAAGAAAAAGAAAAATTCATAATGAAGTTTTTTAATGAAAAATGTTCTCGACATAAATGTTTTATTATCTGCTCTAATAAAGTCTGGAAAACCAAGAGAACTTATCTTCAAGATCGCGGAAGGAAAAGCTCAGCTAATTCTTTCTAGAGGCATCCTAGAAAGAATCCCCCTCCTCGCTTCCTTGAAGTCACTGAAGAACTGAAGATAATGAGATATATTTATGAGGATGATATAATCGTCTTCATTAGGGTTTTGGGAGTCATCGCTAAAATTGTCAGTGTAAGGTCTAAATTCAGGATTATAAAAGATCCTCCAGATTATTTGATACTGAGAACCGCCAAAGGCGGCAGAGCAAATTATATAGTATCAGGAGATAAACACCTACTTTCATTGAGATAATTTAGAGGAATAAAAAGAATTTCAGTTAGTGAGATACTAAGATTATTAGAAGAAGATGCAAGTTTGTAGTTTCTCGATTTTGAAATTTATCTTGATGCAGTCATAGCTATCGGGTTTGATACCTCAATTGAGTAAAAACTCAAGGAGCTCAAGCCTCTTAAGAAATTTTGAAGATTAGGATTCGACCCATTTAAAAAGATTTAGGCGAAGGAAAAGATTTTTGATACCATGATATATCTCTTAGGTACTAATCTATCTTGAGAGGAAAGCCTTATAATATACCTTAACTATCTTTATTTTTCGTGGTAGACCTTGGCTAGGGTTCAGGTTAACTTGAAGCTCGATGAAGGGATTGTCAGGGAGGTTGAGAGGCTGGTGGAGCAGGGCTGCTTCCGCACCAAGACTGAGGCCTTCGTGAAGGCATTACAGCTGTTGATAAGGGCTCATAAAGCTGGAGAGCTGATTAAGAGATTCGATGAGGTTAGAGAGGCGACGGAGGGGGCGCCGAGCTTGACTGAGGCCGTTATCGAATCCCATGAGGAAGAGGATGTACTTTGAGCCTTAGAGTATGCGTTGACTCCTCTGTGATAGTGAAGTGGTTCAGAAAGGGGGAGGAGCACGAAGGGGAAGCGTTGAGGCTTAGAGATGAGGCCTTATCATCAAAGGCCTGCCCAACCATGTGTGAATGGGTTTACCTGGAGGTTGTGAGAGCCCTCGTAAAGGCTGGATACCCGAAGGGGAAGATAGTTGAAGCATATAAAATCCTAAGAGAAATGGCTGAATTGGGCTTTATCGAAACGGTGCCCGTACGAGATCTGCTTGAAAGGGCGAAAGAGCTTGAAATTGAACTGAACCTCTACGCCTCAGACGCGGTAAACCTGGCAACCGCCATCATAAACTCAGAGAATATGCTAACAGAGGATAAACACCTACTTAGAGATGATGTCAGAAGCTATGCTGAGAAGCTGGGTTTAAGAATAATAAGGCTTAAAGAATCTTACCTTAAAGTAAATTGAACCCATTTTCGTGAATTTTTGAGATGGCTGATACTGCAATTTCTTTATGAAGTTTAATGCCTTGATGAGTGTCGGCTCACATTTTTCACCATATAGTCTTAATTTGCTCTTCTTTAGCCATGATCTGGAGATCCTTATCTCCTGATAGGATTGGGGACTGCCACTCTCTGGCTATGGCTATAGTTATCGCATCGCAGGTTGAGAGATGCCTTTCAGGTTCTGCCACTAATTTCTCACTTTTGAATCTTATCTCCGATGCCATCATAGCTATCCGGTTTGATATTTCAACGGTGTAAAAATATCTCTCAAGAAACTCTAGAGCCTCTATGGGAGTTTTGAAGATTGGGATTCGGCCCTTATAGAATTGTAGAAGGAACTCATAGGTGATTAGTGGGTGGATTATTCCCCTCACCCTTCCTACCCTGACATTCTCAAGATGTGCATCGGCCTTCGGGGTTATCTCGCTGGTAGCCTTCGCCATCAAGGCATATGTATCCACAACTACCGCTGTAGGCGCTTCTCCCAAGCCCCTTCATCCTCATCCAATTCCCTTTCAACATCCTCAACTGTGGTTAATCCCCTCGCACAGCCATGAAACCTCTCCCAGGTCCTATCCTTCATCAAAATAATAGCCCCCTCCCTAACAGAAACCTCCAGGACATCCCCCTCCCTGATGCCACTCTCCACCCTAACCTCCTTCGGAACAACTATCGTTCCCCTAGAGCCAACCCTTACCTTCATATTCGTCATCTATTCAGAACTAATATTTATTCAGATTAATAAATTTATCTGAAAAATTGATACGTGTGTAAGTGACCCATCGCATAAGATTGAGCCTTATTAGTTGCATGGACACGCGTGTGAAGGCCCACCCCAACCCCTAAGCCCCGAAAACACCTACTGCGGGGGTACAAAGGCTCGGTAGTTAGCTGATCTAAGAGCGAGAGAAGCCTCGGGCGGGATTCGAACCCGCGGCCAACAGCTTACAAGGCTGCCGCTCTCCCAGGCTGAGCTACCGAGGCGTCTGTTTTGGATCTTCACTTTCCAATATATTTTGATTTCTGATGAGCTGGGCGATTAATGGTTCGGATGGGTGCCGAATTGGAATAGGTTCGGGTCCCTGGAGTTCTACTTTTTGATTTCTCGATTTCGCTCGATTGAGCAAGGTTTATTTAATGGAGTTTAAACCTTTTTTGATCTCTATGAGCGTCGTTGTGACTAGGCTGGAAGGGATGAAGTTTAAGGCTGAGGCAGACGGCCTTGAGGTGGTCTCTGGGAGGGTTAAGGAGGGGGCGCCCCTGGAGGGGATGACCCCGGGGAGGCTATTGACAGCCTCTCTAGGGCTCTGCACGGCCATGACCATAGCGGGCTACTGCACGGAGAGGGGGATAAGGGCCGATGACCTCAGGGTTGTCGTGACCGCGAAGACCGATAAGGCCCTGGGCAGGGCTGTTGCCTTCGATGTGGAGATAAACATGGGTGGACCCCTCAGCGAGGAAGAGAGGAAGGGGGTTCTTGAGGCCGCTAAAGGCTGCTATGTAGGGAAGACATTAAGCGGTTCACCGAGCATCACTCATAGACTTGTCGTGAATTGATAGTAAACCTCAATTTTCTATGATATTTTCTGTCTTGATGTTGAATAGTATATTACCGTGGAGTATCCTATTAGGTAGATGAATAGGGTTGATAGCACAGGTAGGATCTGGTTCTTTACAGCAAGGATCATCCCGATAATAGTTAGCAATGTCATAACCGTCTCCGGGAGGGGCAACCTCCCGATGGGTTTGGATATTTTCGATATCCTCTTTCCCCCCTCATCTATATTGTATTTGGGCGTTGTCTTGAACTCAAGCCTCTTCGAGAGGAGGCCCTTCATCATTGATATGGTGAGGTGGGCTGATAGGCCCACGCCGACGGCTGCCAAGAGACCCAGGTAGGGCAGTTTTTCCTTTAGGCTCATATCTTGAAGTATGATGGTTGAGGAGTATAGTGTTGAGGCTCCCAATGCCCCTATGGAGAAGAGGATGCTGAAGGGCGTCTGGAAGAGGGGGCTCGGAGCCCTGTTCAGGATGAGGAGGAGGACCAGTAGGATGATGGTTATCATCATGAGGGGGAAGATCAAGTAGTTTGTCAGGTGGAGTGTTGACTCGAGCTTCTGGCCTAGGGTTAGGTGCGACGACCTCCAGACATCCCCAAGAAGCCTCCTGGCGCACTGGAGGCTGCCCACCGCCCACCTCGACTGCTGGTTCTTGAAGTCCACTATGTTTATGGGTACCTCCCCTGGGACGACCACATCCCTAAGATACCTAGACCCCCAACCCCTTATCCTCATCCTGTAGCTCATGTCCAGGTCCTCGGTGAGCATCTCGGGGCGCCAACCCCCCACATCCAGCACCGCCTCAGTCCTCAGGACGCCCCCGGACCCGTTGAAGTTTATCACCATGGACATGGCCTCCCTCCCCGCCTGCTCCACCATGAAGTGGCCGTCTATGGCGAGGGAGATCATCTCCGTCACCCCATTATAGCCCCGGTTGAGGTGGCCCAGCCTGGCCTGGACGAAGCCAAGCCTAGGATCCTCCTCGAGGTGGGTGACAACCCTCTCAAGGAAGTCCGGTGGAGGCGTGAAGTCTGCATCGAATATGGCTATGTACTTTCCATGGGTGTGTTTTAGGGCGTTCTGGAGGGCCCCTGCCTTGAAGCCCTTCCTGTCCCTCCTCCTCAGGACATGGATGTTCAGGCCCTCAGACCTGAGCCTAGCAACCTCGGAGTCTATTATGAGTGAGGTCTCATCATTGCTGTCGTCGAGGACTAGGATCTCAAGCTTGTCTCTCGGCCAATGGAGCTCCGCCACCGACCTAAGCAGCCTGGATACGACGTATCTCTCGTTGTAGATGGGGAGCTGAACGGTTACCATCGGATGGTTTATTATCGGCCTCCCTCCCCCAACCCGGTACCTCAAAGCGCCGAAGAGGAGGAGGAAACAGTTGTATCCATGGGGCAATAGAAGGAGGGAAAGGAGGAAATGCATTAGGGGGAGGGCCATATCCAACAATGCAGCGCAGCCCCTTAATCAATCTAACAGATAAGAAGATCAATAGTTAAATAATTAACCCCCTAAAGCCACCCTTCCAGTTATCTTCTCGTTAAACCATAATTCCAAGATCCTATCGAGCCATATATGGCGGCGCTGAGACCATTTACCCCGACATGTAGGGCTTGTTAAAGTCATCGGGGCTCTGCCCCGAGCTTTAAGCGGTCATCCCCAGCCTCAGGTCCTTCTCCTCCTTCTCAAAAGGAGTATGCCAACTAGGATGGCCGAGAGCCCGGCCGCTCCTAGGATGAATAGGGGGTGCTCTAGGATCCCTGGGCTCCTCTGGGGGGTCTGGGTGGCTGCCTGAGCCCCAACCTGTATGGGAATGGTCAGGGTGATGGTGTAGGGGGTTCTAAGGTTGTCGAGATAGCTCAGATGGATGGGAAGCTCAAAGGCCTTCACGGTGGTGTTCTCCATCTGGAGGTTGACGGTGAAGGTCGTGGGGAGGTTGGCATCTATGTTACCTATATAAACCGACCTTGGCCCGAAGGCTCTCAAGGGGAGGCCCTGGATTGAGGGAACCGCGTATGCAGCGTAGGCGGTTGATGTCCCTGTATTGGTGACGGTGAGGGTTATGGAGAAGGCCGAGCCCGGCCTGGGGTTGGATGGGATCACTGCCATATCGGTGAGGGATATCTCTATGAGACCTCTCAAGAGCATGTTAAGCCTCCAGCTCTCGCTCTCCACCACCTCAGACCCCTCCTTGAGGTATGTGGCCGTGACAGTCAGGGTGGTGGTCGCGACCGTCGCGGTGGCTGGGACATAGACCCTCGCCTTAAGGGTCTTCTCTTCTCCCGGGCCGAGGTGGTCTATCTTGAACCTAGATTCTCCGAAGACCTTCAGCGTAGCATCAGGCGATAGGTCTATCCTTATGTCGTTTAGGCCTCTCCCCTCCGAGGCCCTCACCCTCAGGTGGAGGTCTCCGCTCTTCCCTATGGTCAGCTCCTCGGGCTCCACCGAGATGGATATTGGGGGGATAGAGACCACCCCTTTGACGAGCAGGTTCAGCCTTTGAGCCTCGCTCTGGACCGTCCTGAGACCCTCATCATAGAATGTGGATGTCAGGGTTAGGGTCGCGGTGGAGGGGGCTGTCAGGGGGGCGTACACCCTAACAGTTATGCTGCTGTTCCCCCCGTGCTCAAGGCTTCCAAGCTGGAATATGCTCGCCCCCAAGATCTTAACGGGGGACTCCGAGGAGAGCTCAAGCCTCACATCCCTCAGGCTGTTAAGCCTCACATTAAACACCGTTACCTGGAGGGTTGTGTCCCTCCCAGCTGTGAGCTCCTCAGGCCTCACCATATAGGATATGGATGGCGTCTGGATCTGGGCCCTCACCCTCAGGTTTAGCCTCTCCTCCTCGCTCCTTGAGACCCTTAAACCCTCATCATAGTATCTAAGAACAGCCGTTAGCGTCGCCGCTGTGGATGTTGTTGCCATCGGGACATAAACCTCGGTCCTGACCAGCCGGGTCTCCCCAGGCCCAAGCCCCTCGACGTAGAAGTGGGCCTCTCCGAATAGTTTCAGGGTCGCGTCCGGCGATAGGTCCACCCTAACCTCCGAGAGCCTGCTCTTCCCCGTGTTGGTCATCGTCAGGTTGACCAAGGTGCTCTCCCCTGCCTGTAGCTCCATGGGCTCCACCTTCAGCCTAAGGTGCGGCGTGGAAGCTGTGGGTCTCAGGTTGAGCATCAAGCTCCTAGTGAAGTTGTAGGGCGTGTTTCTAGGCCCCACACATGTGACCACCAGGATGAGGGGGACTAGGCTGCTCCTAAGCTCAGGGGGCACATATATGCTGAGGCCCAAGGGTCTCACCTCCCCTGGTTCCATCCTGCCCAGGCTGACCTCCCCAGGAAGCTCGGCTGAGGCTGTGCTGGAGTAGGCTTCAACCACCTTCACATTCTCCGCGGCCCCATCCCCCTCGTTAATTAGGGTGAGGTTGAGGAGCTGGCTCCCCTCGGTTAAGGGGACTTCCTGGGCCCTGACCTCTATTCTAGGTTTCCCTGTGACCTCGATGTATAGCTCTAGAACCTCCCTCCTCCAGCGGGATAG
Proteins encoded in this region:
- a CDS encoding DUF5131 family protein; the protein is MPKKISVDPIEITDTWNPITGCLHGCYYCVAGDTLVLMSDLNWKEIKDVEVGDEILGFSEAPYSGKYWYFEYGKVIGKIKRKLPVYRLVTEVGEVKATSNHRWLIDRGRWRKTWQLMRWNHPLRFISKPTAPLKISQDYKAGYIFGLFDGDGTEGFHHRSEYWRVAMKDAESLIRLNKFLSYFDINLKIKKFNGGKGYSLNKIETWSKKVVKKINEIPRRNSKEFMRGYLGGIFDAEGSYSSKVLRISNYNEEFRNNIIKFASELGFTFIEEKSGCRLRGGIEEVLRFFSLTQPSIRRKKLISGAIKDFPTIEVIKVEKLDIMDVYDITTTTGTFFANGFASHNCWARSYAKRLASMGVEPYKSRVFEPAFAEWRLRQRIRDGRTFFVSDMGDMWGDWVPGEWIERVLEVVRSKPRARFFFLTKNPKRYLEYEDLFSDNVVLGATIETNRDYGLTRAPTPRERYEAMVQLNWPYKVVVVEPILDFDAEFIDWICEISPKMVYVGYDNYNNNLPEPKLAKTRMLLEALNSLTDLRVKTIRKAWHETQV
- a CDS encoding type II toxin-antitoxin system VapC family toxin translates to MSLRVCVDSSVIVKWFRKGEEHEGEALRLRDEALSSKACPTMCEWVYLEVVRALVKAGYPKGKIVEAYKILREMAELGFIETVPVRDLLERAKELEIELNLYASDAVNLATAIINSENMLTEDKHLLRDDVRSYAEKLGLRIIRLKESYLKVN
- a CDS encoding AbrB/MazE/SpoVT family DNA-binding domain-containing protein, whose product is MTNMKVRVGSRGTIVVPKEVRVESGIREGDVLEVSVREGAIILMKDRTWERFHGCARGLTTVEDVERELDEDEGAWEKRLQR
- a CDS encoding OsmC family protein; this translates as MSVVVTRLEGMKFKAEADGLEVVSGRVKEGAPLEGMTPGRLLTASLGLCTAMTIAGYCTERGIRADDLRVVVTAKTDKALGRAVAFDVEINMGGPLSEEERKGVLEAAKGCYVGKTLSGSPSITHRLVVN
- a CDS encoding putative toxin-antitoxin system toxin component, PIN family, with translation MRYIYEDDIIVFIRVLGVIAKIVSVRSKFRIIKDPPDYLILRTAKGGRANYIVSGDKHLLSLR
- a CDS encoding PIN domain-containing protein; this encodes MGEAPTAVVVDTYALMAKATSEITPKADAHLENVRVGRVRGIIHPLITYEFLLQFYKGRIPIFKTPIEALEFLERYFYTVEISNRIAMMASEIRFKSEKLVAEPERHLSTCDAITIAIAREWQSPILSGDKDLQIMAKEEQIKTIW
- a CDS encoding glycosyltransferase; this translates as MDMALPLMHFLLSLLLLPHGYNCFLLLFGALRYRVGGGRPIINHPMVTVQLPIYNERYVVSRLLRSVAELHWPRDKLEILVLDDSNDETSLIIDSEVARLRSEGLNIHVLRRRDRKGFKAGALQNALKHTHGKYIAIFDADFTPPPDFLERVVTHLEEDPRLGFVQARLGHLNRGYNGVTEMISLAIDGHFMVEQAGREAMSMVINFNGSGGVLRTEAVLDVGGWRPEMLTEDLDMSYRMRIRGWGSRYLRDVVVPGEVPINIVDFKNQQSRWAVGSLQCARRLLGDVWRSSHLTLGQKLESTLHLTNYLIFPLMMITIILLVLLLILNRAPSPLFQTPFSILFSIGALGASTLYSSTIILQDMSLKEKLPYLGLLAAVGVGLSAHLTISMMKGLLSKRLEFKTTPKYNIDEGGKRISKISKPIGRLPLPETVMTLLTIIGMILAVKNQILPVLSTLFIYLIGYSTVIYYSTSRQKIS
- a CDS encoding AbrB/MazE/SpoVT family DNA-binding domain-containing protein → MARYEKPDITVVSGKGQVVIPKRIRKKLGLEPKTRLLVYGFQDAVILKKLEVPDMAKELKEMYRKIDSRIAKYGELTDEEIDEVI